Below is a window of Dehalococcoidia bacterium DNA.
CCGTGAGGCCATTCTGGAGGCCACCCGTGAGCTCCTGACGGCCATGGTGGAGGCCAACCAGATCCGCGTGGAGGACATCGCCTCGGCCATCTTCACCACCACCCCCGATCTGACGGCGGAGTTCCCGGCCGTGGCTGCCCGGGAGATGGGGTGGTCCCACGTGGCCCTCCTCTGTAGCCATGAGATGAGCGTGCCCGGCTCCTTACCCATGTGCCTGCGGGTGCTTCTGCACGTCAACACCGACAGGCGACCGGAGGAGATCGTCCACGTCTACCTGCGCGGAGCCCGCGTCCTGCGGCCGGAGTTCGGGGCCTAATGGCCCCTACCAGAGAGCACAAAGCCCAAGGAGGTCGAAGCCATGATCGTCGTCATGAGGATGGACGCCACTGAGGCACAAATAGAGGCCGTCTCGGCCAAGATCCGGGAACTGGGGTTCCGCGACCGCCCCATCAGAGGGGTGGAGAGGACGGTGGTGTGCGTCCTGGGCCAGGTCTACCCGGAGATGATGGACGAGCTAGCGGTGATGGAAGGCGTGGAGACCGTCCTGCGGGTGAGCAAGCCATACAAGCTGGCCAGCCGGGAGGTCCACCCCATGGACACGGTGGTGAGGGTGGGAGACCTTAAGATCGGCTCCGGCTGGGTGGTGGTTATGGCCGGCCAGTGCTCGGTGGACACCGAGGAGTACACCATGGCCACGGCCCGAGCAGTCAAGGAGGCGGGGGCCCACGTCCTGCGGGGCGGCGCCTTCAAGCCCCGCACCAGCCCCCACACCTTCGAGGGCCACGGCAAGCACGGGCTGGAGCTCCTGGCCAAGGCCCGCGCCGAGACAGGCCTGCCCATCATCACCGAGGTGCTGGACCCTCGCGATGTAGAGCTGGTGGCCGAGACGGCCGATATCCTCCAGATCGGCTCCCGCAACGGCCAGAACTTCGCCCTCCTCAAAGAGGTGGGGCGCACCGACAAGCCCGTCCTCCTCAAAAGGGGGATGTGGGCCACGGTGGAGGAGTGGCTCCTGGCCGCCGAGCACATCATGAGCCAGGGAAACCACAACGTCATCCTGTGCGAGCGGGGGATCCGCACCTTTGAGACGGCCACCCGCTTCACCTTCGATATCAACGCCATCCCCCTGGTGAAGCGGGAGAGCCACCTGCCCGTCATCGCCGACCCCAGCCACGGGACAGGACGCTGGTACCTGGTGGAGCCAATAGCCATGGCGGCCATTGCCGCCGGCGCCGATGGCCTCCTCATCGAGGTGCACGTCAGCCCCGACCACGCCCTCTCCGATGGCGCCCAGTCCCTAACACCCCGGAACTTCGCCCGCCTGATGGAGAGGCTGCGCGTCCTGTGCGAGGCCATGGGCCGCCCCCTCCATCCGCCGGTGGCCCAGGCGGCCACCCGAGGCGACGGCCAGTCCCCCTGAGGGCATGGTGGAGCTCCAGATAGAGGGGTTTCGCGGCCCCATATCCCTGCTGGTGGCCCAGGTGGAGGAGGGCCGCATCGACCCCCTTAGCCTCTCCCTGGCGAAGGTGGCCACCAACTGGTGGGAGGAGGCCAAGGCAGCCAAGGCCGGCCCGCAGGAGATAGCAGACTTCATGGTGGCCATGGCCCGCCTCCTGCAGCTAAAGGCCCACGCCCTCCTGCCCGGCCACCACCAGCCCCCGCCTCAACAGGACGAGGAGGAGAGGGCCTTAGAGCAGTGGCCCTTCCTACAGCAGGCGGCGGCCATCCTGCGGGCCTGGGAGGCGGAGGGGCGGAGGACATATCCCCGTCCTGCCAGGCTCCTGCCCCCATCCTCAGGCCTCAAGGGGGTGACCATGGACCAACTGGCCCGTCTGGTGCAGGAGGCCCTGCAGGCCCGCCCCGGCGATGGCCTCCCCCTAGTGCCCCAACAGGAGGCTATGCGCCTGGAGGAGACCATCTCCCGCCTGCGGCAAACCCTCTCCTTGCGGGGTGGGCCTATGCCCTTCCGGGAGCTGCTGGCGACCTGCACCACCAGGAGGGAAGTCATCGTCCTCTTCCTGGCCCTCCTGGAGCTCATCAAGAGGGGGGAGGCGTGGGCAGAGCAGGAGGCCCCCTTCGCTGAGATAGTCATCGTGCCTGCATGAGGGCGGGCCTGTCCTCCCCCCTTGCTGGCTGATAGACTTATCCTTGGCATGGACAAGCGTCAGAGGGTGATGGCCGCCTTGCGGGGCCAGCCCGTGGACCGGGTGCCGGTGGCCGCCTGGGGCCACGATTACGTGCGGGAGTGGTCGGCCCAAGGGCTGGCAGAGGCCACCTTGGAGGCCTACCGGTGCTACGACTGGGACTTCATCAAGCTGAACCCCCGGGCCACCTACTACGCTGAGGCGTGGGGGGCCCGCTACGAACCTCACCCCGCAGGCGAAGAAGGGCCACGTCTGGTGGAGCCCGTCATCCGCCGCCCAGAGGAGCTGGCGGGCATTTCGCCTGTGGACCCCTCAGGAGGTCCCTTCGGTCAGCAGCTGGATGCCTTGGCCATGGTGGTGCGGGCCGTGGACGGGGAGGCACCCGTTATCCAGACCGTCTTCTCCCCCCTGGCAGTCCTCTCCCAGCTGGCGGGAGGGATGGAGGAGACCAAGAGGCTCATGGCCGCCGCTCCCACGGCCGTAGAGGACGCCCTCCAGGCCATCGCCATTACCCTAGCACGGTATGCCCAGCTGTGCCTGGAGGCAGGGGCCGATGGCATCTTCCTGGCCACTTTGGCCTGGGGGAGTCGGCGCCACATCTCGCCGGTGGAGTATGCCCAGTGGGCCCGCCCCTACGACCTCACGGTGCTTGCGGCGGTGGCCCATGCCCCCTTCAACGTGCTCCACGTGTGCCGCGATCACAACCTGCTGGCCTGGCTTTTGGACTATCCGGTGGCCTGCTTCCACTGGGCAGCCCACGACCCCTCCAACCCATCGCTGGCGGAGGTGCTGGCCCGCACGGGCCGCGCCGTCTCGGGAGGGGTGGCCCAGGACGGCTCCCTCCTCCAGGGACCACCCCAGAGGGTGCAGGAGGAGGCCCGGCAGGCCATAGCCGCTACAGGGGGCCGGCGCTTGCTTCTGGCGCCTGGTTGCTCCATCTCCCCCAAGACACCAGCCGAGAACCTCCTGGCCTTGCGGCGGGCAGCGGAGGTGATGACGTGATGACACAGGCCCGCCAGGAGCTGGCCCAGATGGCCCCCGGAAGGCCCACCGCCGTGACCTTGGGCAAGTTCGATGGCGTGCACCGGGGGCACCAGCACCTCATCGCCCGGTTGGTGCAGAGGGCGCAGGAAGAGGGGCTGGCCTCGGTGGTGGTGGTCCTCCATCCCCATCCCGCCGTCGTCCTGCAGCCTGGGACACCCATCACCTACCTGTGCACTCTGGAGGAGAGGCTGCGGCGTCTGCAGGCCCTGGGGCCGGAGCGGGTGGGCGTTCTCACCTTCACCCATGATGTGGCCTCCCTGTCGGCGCGGGAGTTTGTGGCCCTGCTGCGCCAGACTCTAGACATGCGCCTGATGGTAATGGGCCCAGATACGGCCCTAGGCAAGGCCCGGGAAGGGGACGTGCAAACCCTTGCCTCCCTAGGGCGGGAGATGGGGTTTCAGGTGGAGGTGGTGCCCATCTTGGAGGAGGGGGGCCAGAAGGTGGGTTCCTCGGCGGTACGGCAGGCCCTGGCCCGCGGCGACATGGAGAGGGTGGCCCACCTGCTAGGTCGACCCTACGTCCTGCAGGGGCCCGTGGTGCGGGGCGACGGCCGCGGACGGGAGCTGGGCTTCCCCACGGCCAACATCGCCGTCCCTGCCGACCTGGCCCTCCCTCCCTACGGCATCTATGTCACCAGGGCCTACGTAGGGGAGGTAGGGCTGCCGGCCTGCACCAGCATCGGCATCCGCCCCACCTTCGCCGGGCGGGAGATGGTCGTCGAGACATACATCCTGGACTTCGATGGCGACCTCTACGGTAAAGAGCTCCGCATAGAGCTCCTGCACCGATTGCGAGACGAGGAGAAGTTCCCCACCGTGGAGGCCCTTGTGGAAGCCATGCACCGCGATATCCTTCAGGCCAGGGAGTATTTCGCTCGTCATGGCTGAGGTGCGCATACCTGATGAACGGGAGCTGCGACGCCTCCTGCAGCGAGGAGTGGCGGAGGTGATCCCGGAGGAGGAGCTCCGGGAGGCGCTCCTTGCCGGCCGGCCCCTCCGTCTCAAGATGGGGTTCGACCCCACCAGGCCGGTGGTCACCCTTGGGTGGGCCGTGGGCCTGCGCAAGCTCAGGCAGTTCCAGGACCTGGGGCACACGGTGGTCCTCATCATTGGCGACGTGACGGCCCAAATAGGCGACCCATCAGGCCAATCGGAGACCCGCCCCATGCTCTCGCCCCAGGAGGTGGAGGAGAACGCCCAGGCGGTGCTAGACAAGTTCTTCCTCATACTGGACCGGGAGCGCACAGAGGTGAGGCGGCAGAGCGAGTGGTTTTCCTCCTTCCCTCTGGGCGATATGGTGCGCCTAGCAGCCAAGGTCACCGTGGCCCAGATGCTGCAGCGGGAGGACTTCGCCCTCCGCTACGCCGCTGGCAGGCCCATAGCCCTGCATGAGTTCATCTATCCCCTCCTTCAGGCATATGATTCGGTGGCCGTGGCCGCCGACGTGGAGTTCGGGGGCACCGACCAGAAGTTCAACATCCTGCTGGGGCGGGAGATCCAGCCCCACTACGGTCAGCGGCCCCAGTGCGTCTTCCTCATGCCCCTGCTGGTGGGGCTGGACGGTCAGCGCAAGATGAGCCAGTCCCTGGGCAACTACATCGCCATCGATGCCCCACCCTACGACATGTATGGTAAACTCATGTCCCTACCAGACCACCTCATCGTCCAGTACCTGGAGCTGCTGACAGACGTCCCCGAGGAGGAGGTGGCGGCTGTGGCCCAGGGACTGGCGGACCGCTCCTTGCACCCCATGGAGGCCAAGATGCGTATGGCGCGGGAGGTGGTGGCCCAGTTCTGGGGCCGGGAGGCCGCTTCTGCCGCCGAGGAGGAGTTTGTAAGCGTCTTCCGCCGCCACGAGGCCCCCTCAGCAGCGGCCCCAGTAGCCGTGCCCCTGTCGGCCACCGGCCAGGCCCAGGTGGACATGGTCTCCCTCCTGGTGCAGGCGGGGGTGGTGACAAGCCGCTCCCAAGCCCGTCGCCTTATAAGCCAGGGGGCGGTGGACGTGGACGGCACCACCCTGCAGGGCCCCCTGGCCGTAGTGCGGGAGGGCTCCATCGTGAAGGTGGGCAAGTACCGCTTCCTGCGCATCGTGGATGCCGGTAGGCAGTAGATGGACAGCGCGGTGGGCATCGATATCATCGAGATCGAGCGGGTGCAGCAGGCCCTGGACCGCTTCGGCGAGCGTTTCCTGCGGCGGGTCTTCACCCCCATGGAGGTGGCCCTCTTCCGAAGCCGCCCCCACGAGCTGGCCGCCAGGTTCGCTGCCAAGGAGGCGGTGATGAAGGCCTTGGGCACTGGCGCCCGGGGGGTAGCCTGGCGGGAGATCGAGGTGCTGCCCAACCGTCGCGGCAAACCCCTGGTCTATCTGCATGGGCGGGCGCGGGAGAGGGCCCAGGCCATGGGCCTGCAGGGCTTGGATGTCAGCATGGCCCACTCTCGTCGCTATGCCGTGGCCGTGGCCGTGGCCCACGTCCGGGCCGACGATGCTGGCCATCGGGAGAGGTGGCGCCTCCACCTGGGCGCCATCCTCAGGGAAAGGGGGCTTCTGCCGTGAAGTTGGTCACCGTCGCCGAGATGCGGGAGGCAGAGGCCAGGTCTGGCGTACCCATCCCCCAGCTCATGGAGAACGCCGGCCTAGCTGTGGCCCAGGAGGTCTGGCTCCTTCTGGGAGAGGTGATGGAGCGGCGGGTTCTGGTGCTGGTGGGCCCCGGCAACAACGGTGGCGATGGGCTGGTGGCCGCCCGCCACCTTCACGACTGGGGGGCCAAGGTCCACGTCTACCTCCTGGCCCCCAGGCGTGAGGATGACCCCGTCTTTGCCGAGGTGGTGAAGAGACAGGTGCCCATCACCTTGGCCCAGGACGATGCC
It encodes the following:
- the aroH gene encoding chorismate mutase, which gives rise to MLCRGIRGAITVAANTREAILEATRELLTAMVEANQIRVEDIASAIFTTTPDLTAEFPAVAAREMGWSHVALLCSHEMSVPGSLPMCLRVLLHVNTDRRPEEIVHVYLRGARVLRPEFGA
- the aroF gene encoding 3-deoxy-7-phosphoheptulonate synthase, giving the protein MIVVMRMDATEAQIEAVSAKIRELGFRDRPIRGVERTVVCVLGQVYPEMMDELAVMEGVETVLRVSKPYKLASREVHPMDTVVRVGDLKIGSGWVVVMAGQCSVDTEEYTMATARAVKEAGAHVLRGGAFKPRTSPHTFEGHGKHGLELLAKARAETGLPIITEVLDPRDVELVAETADILQIGSRNGQNFALLKEVGRTDKPVLLKRGMWATVEEWLLAAEHIMSQGNHNVILCERGIRTFETATRFTFDINAIPLVKRESHLPVIADPSHGTGRWYLVEPIAMAAIAAGADGLLIEVHVSPDHALSDGAQSLTPRNFARLMERLRVLCEAMGRPLHPPVAQAATRGDGQSP
- a CDS encoding segregation/condensation protein A: MVELQIEGFRGPISLLVAQVEEGRIDPLSLSLAKVATNWWEEAKAAKAGPQEIADFMVAMARLLQLKAHALLPGHHQPPPQQDEEERALEQWPFLQQAAAILRAWEAEGRRTYPRPARLLPPSSGLKGVTMDQLARLVQEALQARPGDGLPLVPQQEAMRLEETISRLRQTLSLRGGPMPFRELLATCTTRREVIVLFLALLELIKRGEAWAEQEAPFAEIVIVPA
- a CDS encoding uroporphyrinogen decarboxylase family protein, with amino-acid sequence MDKRQRVMAALRGQPVDRVPVAAWGHDYVREWSAQGLAEATLEAYRCYDWDFIKLNPRATYYAEAWGARYEPHPAGEEGPRLVEPVIRRPEELAGISPVDPSGGPFGQQLDALAMVVRAVDGEAPVIQTVFSPLAVLSQLAGGMEETKRLMAAAPTAVEDALQAIAITLARYAQLCLEAGADGIFLATLAWGSRRHISPVEYAQWARPYDLTVLAAVAHAPFNVLHVCRDHNLLAWLLDYPVACFHWAAHDPSNPSLAEVLARTGRAVSGGVAQDGSLLQGPPQRVQEEARQAIAATGGRRLLLAPGCSISPKTPAENLLALRRAAEVMT
- a CDS encoding bifunctional riboflavin kinase/FAD synthetase, whose translation is MTQARQELAQMAPGRPTAVTLGKFDGVHRGHQHLIARLVQRAQEEGLASVVVVLHPHPAVVLQPGTPITYLCTLEERLRRLQALGPERVGVLTFTHDVASLSAREFVALLRQTLDMRLMVMGPDTALGKAREGDVQTLASLGREMGFQVEVVPILEEGGQKVGSSAVRQALARGDMERVAHLLGRPYVLQGPVVRGDGRGRELGFPTANIAVPADLALPPYGIYVTRAYVGEVGLPACTSIGIRPTFAGREMVVETYILDFDGDLYGKELRIELLHRLRDEEKFPTVEALVEAMHRDILQAREYFARHG
- the tyrS gene encoding tyrosine--tRNA ligase, yielding MAEVRIPDERELRRLLQRGVAEVIPEEELREALLAGRPLRLKMGFDPTRPVVTLGWAVGLRKLRQFQDLGHTVVLIIGDVTAQIGDPSGQSETRPMLSPQEVEENAQAVLDKFFLILDRERTEVRRQSEWFSSFPLGDMVRLAAKVTVAQMLQREDFALRYAAGRPIALHEFIYPLLQAYDSVAVAADVEFGGTDQKFNILLGREIQPHYGQRPQCVFLMPLLVGLDGQRKMSQSLGNYIAIDAPPYDMYGKLMSLPDHLIVQYLELLTDVPEEEVAAVAQGLADRSLHPMEAKMRMAREVVAQFWGREAASAAEEEFVSVFRRHEAPSAAAPVAVPLSATGQAQVDMVSLLVQAGVVTSRSQARRLISQGAVDVDGTTLQGPLAVVREGSIVKVGKYRFLRIVDAGRQ
- the acpS gene encoding holo-ACP synthase, encoding MDSAVGIDIIEIERVQQALDRFGERFLRRVFTPMEVALFRSRPHELAARFAAKEAVMKALGTGARGVAWREIEVLPNRRGKPLVYLHGRARERAQAMGLQGLDVSMAHSRRYAVAVAVAHVRADDAGHRERWRLHLGAILRERGLLP